Proteins from a single region of Macrotis lagotis isolate mMagLag1 chromosome 2, bilby.v1.9.chrom.fasta, whole genome shotgun sequence:
- the LOC141511566 gene encoding olfactory receptor 6C2-like isoform X2: MRNHTEITFILQGLTNDPQIQVLLFIFLFLNYLLSLTGNFTIIILTLMDPHLKTPMYFFLRNFSFLEISLTTSCIPRYLYSLSVGDKMITYNACSMQIFFIIFLGAAEFFLLATTSYDRYVANCKPLYYTTIMNSKVCNQLLVSSWLAGLMIILPPLSLGLQLEFYDSKIIDHFYCDTFPLLEISCTDTQFIEKITLIDAVLTLIITLLFVIWSYASIVRTILRFPSAQQRKKAFSTCSSHMIVVSISYGSCIFMYIKSSAKEKVALNKVVSVLVSSVAPVMNPFIYTLRNKQLENSFTQSFCRICHSRL; encoded by the exons ATGAGAAATCACACAGAGATAACATTCATCTTGCAAGGACTGACAAATGACCCACAGATACaagttttgctttttatatttctttttctcaactACTTATTGAGTTTAACTGGAAACTTCACAATCATCATCCTCACCTTGATGGATCCCCACCTGAAAActcctatgtatttttttctccgAAATTTTTCCTTCTTGGAAATCTCACTCACTACTTCCTGTATTCCTAGATATCTCTACAGCTTGTCAGTAGGAGATAAAATGATTACTTATAATGCCTGTTCCatgcaaatattttttataatctttCTTGGGGCAGCAGAATTCTTTCTTTTGGCTACCACGTCCTATGATCGCTATGTGGCTAACTGTAAACCTCTATATTATACAACTATCATGAATAGCAAAGTCTGTAACCAGCTCCTGGTGAGTTCTTGGCTAGCTGGGCTGATGATCATTCTCCCACCACTAAGCCTGGGTCTTCAGTTGGAATTCTATGACTCCAAAATTATTGACCATTTTTATTGTGATACATTCCCTTTGCTTGAGATTTCATGCACAGACACACAGTTCATAGAGAAAATAACTTTGATTGATGCAGTACTGACACTTATCATCACCTTACTCTTTGTGATTTGGTCTTATGCCTCTATTGTCAGAACTATTCTGAGGTTCCCCTCTGCCCAGCAAAGGAAAAAGGCCTTTTCCACTTGTTCTTCCCACATGATTGTTGTCTCCATCTCATATGGCAGTTGCATCTTCATGTACATCAAATCCTCTGCAAAAGAAAAGGTGGCTTTGAACAAGGTGGTATCAGTTCTTGTGTCCTCTGTTGCCCCTGTGATGAACCCCTTTATTTACACTCTGAGGAATAAACAA CTGGAAAATAGTTTCACTCAGTCCTTCTGTAGGATCTGCCACTCTAGATtgtag
- the LOC141511566 gene encoding olfactory receptor 6C2-like isoform X1, translated as MRNHTEITFILQGLTNDPQIQVLLFIFLFLNYLLSLTGNFTIIILTLMDPHLKTPMYFFLRNFSFLEISLTTSCIPRYLYSLSVGDKMITYNACSMQIFFIIFLGAAEFFLLATTSYDRYVANCKPLYYTTIMNSKVCNQLLVSSWLAGLMIILPPLSLGLQLEFYDSKIIDHFYCDTFPLLEISCTDTQFIEKITLIDAVLTLIITLLFVIWSYASIVRTILRFPSAQQRKKAFSTCSSHMIVVSISYGSCIFMYIKSSAKEKVALNKVVSVLVSSVAPVMNPFIYTLRNKQVIEAFKNSSKRIIIITKQ; from the coding sequence ATGAGAAATCACACAGAGATAACATTCATCTTGCAAGGACTGACAAATGACCCACAGATACaagttttgctttttatatttctttttctcaactACTTATTGAGTTTAACTGGAAACTTCACAATCATCATCCTCACCTTGATGGATCCCCACCTGAAAActcctatgtatttttttctccgAAATTTTTCCTTCTTGGAAATCTCACTCACTACTTCCTGTATTCCTAGATATCTCTACAGCTTGTCAGTAGGAGATAAAATGATTACTTATAATGCCTGTTCCatgcaaatattttttataatctttCTTGGGGCAGCAGAATTCTTTCTTTTGGCTACCACGTCCTATGATCGCTATGTGGCTAACTGTAAACCTCTATATTATACAACTATCATGAATAGCAAAGTCTGTAACCAGCTCCTGGTGAGTTCTTGGCTAGCTGGGCTGATGATCATTCTCCCACCACTAAGCCTGGGTCTTCAGTTGGAATTCTATGACTCCAAAATTATTGACCATTTTTATTGTGATACATTCCCTTTGCTTGAGATTTCATGCACAGACACACAGTTCATAGAGAAAATAACTTTGATTGATGCAGTACTGACACTTATCATCACCTTACTCTTTGTGATTTGGTCTTATGCCTCTATTGTCAGAACTATTCTGAGGTTCCCCTCTGCCCAGCAAAGGAAAAAGGCCTTTTCCACTTGTTCTTCCCACATGATTGTTGTCTCCATCTCATATGGCAGTTGCATCTTCATGTACATCAAATCCTCTGCAAAAGAAAAGGTGGCTTTGAACAAGGTGGTATCAGTTCTTGTGTCCTCTGTTGCCCCTGTGATGAACCCCTTTATTTACACTCTGAGGAATAAACAAGTCATAGAAGCCTTTAAGAATTCAAGCAAAAGGATTATAATTATTACAAAGCAATAG